The following coding sequences lie in one Capsicum annuum cultivar UCD-10X-F1 chromosome 5, UCD10Xv1.1, whole genome shotgun sequence genomic window:
- the LOC107843509 gene encoding eukaryotic translation initiation factor 1A: MPKNKGKGGKNRKRGKNEADDEKRELVFKEDGQEYAQVLRMLGNGRCEAMCIDGTKRLCHIRGKMHKKVWIAAGDIILVGLRDYQDDKADVILKYMPDEARLLKAYGELPENTRLNEGIANGLDEEDDNCADDYIEFEDEDIDKI; the protein is encoded by the exons atGCCGAAGAACAAGGGTAAGGGAGGTAAAAATAGGAAGAGAGGAAAGAACGAAGCTGATGATGAGAAAAGAGAACTCGTTTTCAAAGAAGACGGACAAGAATATGCGCAAGTCCTACGTATGCTTGGTAATGGAAGATGTGAAGCTATGTGTATTGATGGTACTAAACGTCTTTGTCATATACGTGGTAAGATGCACAAGAAAGTTTGGATCGCTGCTGGTGATATCATTCTTGTTGGCCTTCGTGATTATCAG GATGACAAGGCTGACGTGATCTTGAAGTACATGCCTGATGAAGCCAGGTTATTGAAGGCATATGGAGAGTTACCAGAGAATACAAGGCTTAATGAGGGCATTGCTAATGGTCTGGATGAAGAGGATGACAATTGTGCTGATGATTACATTGAGTTCGAGGATGAAGACATTGACAAAATCTAA